From the genome of Pseudoxanthomonas sp.:
GCCAGGGCCAGGAACTCACCCAGCGAATCCCAGCGCAGGTAGCCCTCTTCGACGAACTGCTGCACGTGCTTGGGCGCCGAACCGCCGGCACCGGTTTCGAACAGCCCGCCGCCGGCCATCAGCGGCACGATCGACAGCATCTTGGCGCTGGTGCCCAGCTCCATGATCGGGAACAGGTCGGTCAGGTAGTCGCGCAGCACGTTGCCGGTCACCGAGATGGTGTCCTGGCCCTTGCGGATGCGCTCCAGCGAGAACTTGGTGGCTTCCAGCGGCGGCAGGATGCGGATATCCAGGCCGGTGGTGTCGTGGTCATTCAGGTAGGCCTGGACCTTGGCGATCACCTGCGCGTCGTGGGCACGCGCGCTGTCCAGCCAGAACACGGCCGGGGTCGCGCTCAGGCGGGCGCGGGTCACGGCCAGCTTGACCCAGTCCTGGATCGGCGCGTCCTTGACCTGGCACATGCGCCACAGGTCGCCTTCTTCCACGGCGTGTTCGAACACGGTTGCACCCGCCGCATCGGTGACGACGACCTTGCCGTCGCCGACGATCTGGAAGGTCTTGTCGTGGCTGCCGTATTCCTCGGCCTTCTGCGCCATCAGGCCGACGTTGGGCACCGAGCCCATGGTGGCCGGGTCGAACGCGCCGTTGGCACGGCAATCATCGATGGTGGCCTGGTACACGCCGGCGTAGCAGCGGTCCGGGATCACCGCCTTGGTGTCCTGCAGCTCGCCCTTGGCGTTCCACATCTTGCCGCTGTCGCGGATCATCGCCGGCATCGAGGCATCGATGATCACGTCCGACGGCACGTGCAGGCTGGTGATGCCCTTGTCCGAGTTGACCATCGCCAGTGCCGGGCGCTTGGCGTATTCGGCATCGACGTCGGCCTTGATCGCCTCGGCCTGCTCGGCCGGCAGCTTGGCGATCACCGCATACAGGTCGCCGATGCCGTTGTTGGGGTTGAAGCCGACCGACTTGAGCACTGCGCCGTGCTTGGCCAGCACGTCCTTGTAGAACTCGCCCACCACGATGCCGAACAGCACCGGGTCGGAGACCTTCATCATCGTGGCCTTCAGGTGCACCGAAAACAGCACGCCCTGCGCCTTGGCATCGATGATCTGCGCATCGATGAAGCTGGCCAGCGCCTTCTTGCTCAACACCGCGGCATCGACGATCTCACCGGCTTTCACCGCCACCTTGTCCTTGAGCACGGTGGTGCTGCCATCGTTGCCGACGAAGCTGATCTTCAGCGCGCCAGCCTCGGCCACCGTCACCGACTTTTCGCTGCCGAAGAAATCACCCGATTCCATGTGCGACACGTGGGTCCTGGAGTCGGTCGACCACTTGCCCATGCGGTGCGGGTGCTTGCGGGCGTAGTTCTTGACCGACAGCGGCGCGCGGCGGTCGGAATTGCCTTCGCGCAGCACCGGGTTGACCGCGCTGCCCTTGGTCCGGTCGTAGCGGGTCTTGATGTCCTGCTCGGCATCGGTGGCCGGCGCGTCCGGGTAGGCCGGCAGCGGGTAGCCCTGGTCCTGCAGTTCCTTGATGGCGGCTTTCAGCTGCGGCACCGATGCGGAAATGTTGGGCAGCTTGATGATGTTGGCTTCCGGCGTGGTCGCCAGCTCGCCCAACTCGGTCAGGTCGTCGGCAACTTTCTGCCCGGCGCTCAACAGGTCCGGGAACTGGGCCAGGATGCGGCCAGCCAGCGAGATGTCGCGGGTCTCGACCACGATGCCGGCGGTGTCGGTGTAGGCATCGACGATGGGCAGCAGCGACTGGGTCGCCAGGAACGGGGCTTCGTCAGTCAGCGTGTAGATGATCTTGGGCGTGTTGGACATGCGGGATCTGTCTCTCTTGCGGATGCGGGGACGCGGGAATGTGAAGCGCGGCGCACGCCGGTGGGCGAATCGGGGGGCTGCCCATCGAACGTGCCGCTGGCATCAAGGCCGGGCCTCCGGCGTGTTCCTTGCCGCAGGCGGGGCCGTGAGCAGCCAAGCACGCCATTGTCGCGGCTAACGCGTGGCAGGGCAAAGCTGCGCACCCGTATGGCGCGGGTTGCTGTGTTGCAGTCGTCGTGCCGCAGCAATGGTTGCCGCGGAAAGCATCAAATCGCGCGCGGCCTTCTACAATAGGCGCATGAACATGCCCAACCCCGCCGTCCGCCTGAAGAACGCCTGGCGTTCCAGCCACCCTTGGATCTTCCAGAAACTGGTGGACAAGCCGCCGCAGAAGCCCAAGCCCGGCACCATCGTCGACGTGTTCGGCGTGGACAACGCCTGGGTGGGCCGCGGTTTCTACAACGGCCATTCGCGCATCGCCGTGCGCATCCTGGAAACCGATCCGGACGTGCAGGTGGACCAGGCCTGGTTCAACGACAAGATCGCCCAGGCGGTGTCGCTGCGCCGCGACGTGCTCAAGCTGGATGACGTGTCCGACGCCTGGCGCGTGGTCCACAGCGAAGGCGACGGCCTGTCTGGCCTGGTGGTGGATCGTTATGGCGACCTGATCGTGGTCGAGTTCTTCGCCGCCGGCATGTTCCGCCACCGCGAGTGGGTGTTCGAGGCGCTGCGCCTGCAGTTCCCGGGCTGCCGCTTCCATGTGTTCGCCGAAGAACACGTGCAGAAGCAGGAGAGCTTCGATTTCCACAGCACCTCGGGCACCGAGGCCGAAGTCATCACCGAATACGGCGTGAAGTTCCGCGCCGACCCGGCCGGCGCGCACAAGACCGGCTTCTTCGCCGACCAGCGCGAGAACCGCCAGTGGCTCAGCCAGCTGGCCGCCGGCAAGACCGTGCTGGACCTGTGCTGCAACACTGGCGGTTTCGCGGTGTACGCGGCCGCGCGCGGCGCCAGTGAAGTGGTCGGCGTGGATATCGACGAAGACGTGATCGCCATCGCCAAGGGCAATGCCAGGCTCAACGGCGTGCGGCCCAAGTTCGTCCAGGCCGACATCTTCCCGTACCTGCGCGATGCCGCTGCGCGTGGCGAAAGCTACGACATGGTGATCCTGGACCCGGCCAAGATGACCCGCGACCGCGAGCAGGTGATCCCGGCGCTGAAGAAGTACCTGGACATGAACAAGCTGGCGCTGGGCGTGGTCAAGCCCGGCGGCCTGTTCGCCACGTTCTCGTGCACCGGGTTGGTGGCCGAACATGAGTTCCTGGACATGCTGCGTCGCGCGGCCTACTTCTCCGGCCGCACCATCCAGATCCTGAAAGTCTCCGGCGCCGGCCCCGATCATCCGTTCATGGCCCACGTGCAGGAATCGCGCTACCTCAAAGCCGTGTTCTGCCGGGTGTTCTGATGAGCACGGCGCGCGCGGCGGGCAGCAGACTCACCCGCGCGCTGTTCGGCCTGTCCGACTTCGTCGCCAGCCTGGTGCTGGTGTTCGCGGTCCTGGGCATGGTCCTGGCGCCGATGGTGCTGACCCAGCCACGCGTCAACGGCACCGAGCCATTGACCCATGTGGAAGGACTGCTGGTTGCGGCCGACTGCGCGCTGCTGGCGCTGGGCGCCTGGTTCACCGGTCGCCGGCGCATCACCGGCCTACTGGTGCTGATGGTTGCGGCGGCGGTGGCGTTGCTGCTGCCCGCCGCGGGCGTGTTGTTGCTCGCCCTGGTGTTGATGGCGATCTTCGCGTTGCCCCTGTTCTGCGCATGGCGTGAGCTGCGTGGACAGCGCGGGGCGGCGCCGGAAAGCACGGCCCCGCGTCGCGCGCCAGACTGACGCGGAGGCGCGGCGGCGTGTCCGCGGGCGTTGCGCTACAGCGTGACGCGCTGCGGCTCCTGCGTGGGCTGCGCCTGCGTGGTGGAGGCGGGATCGCGGGCCTGGTTGATCGCATCCACCCGCTGCAGGGAATCGGCCTGCGGGGTCTGCATGGCCAGGCCGGCATCCATCGACGCCCGGCGCTGGCCGGGGTCCTGCAGGTTGCCTTCCACCAGGAAGATGTTCGGGCCGCCCCCGGCGCTGGTGCCGCGCCCCAGCATCACGTGGTCGACACGATGGAAGCCCTGTTCCTTCGCCAGGACCAGCAAGCTGTGGCTCATGCGGCTGGCATCTTCGCCCCGCGCATAGCCCTGTGCAGTCACGCCCGCTTCGATCTGCTTGAACAACGGGTGGTCCGGATGGCCCGCCTGGTCCGGTGCCAAGCGCGTCGGTGATCCATCGGGCGCGGCCGCGCCCTGGAACACGATCGGTACGTGGGTGAAGGTACTCGCGGTGTGGTCGAAATGGTGCGCGGTCGGTGGCGTGGTGCTGGTGTCCTGGTACGGCATGGCGCTGGTGTTGCGACCCAGGTTGATGCCGTTCTGTTCCATCAGGTCTTCGCTCAGGTGCAGCTGCTGCAGGTTCATCTGCAGCGAAGCCTTGCCATCGCCGTAGGCACGTTCGGACTGCACGATCAGGCCGACGCCCCACGACCCGTAATAGTTCGCATAGTCCGAGTTGCCGTTGTGGCCCAGTCCGGTCTCAGCCGGGGAATGGTCGAAGTAGTTCTTGCCCATGCCTTCCACGTTGTGCGCGGTTGGCTGCAGGTGCAGGTCCGCATCCAGGCTGAGGTTGGGCTTGGCGGTGTAGGTGTAGTTGGGCGGCGTACCGGCGCGATCGATGAAGTCGGCCGCTCGGAACGGACTGGCGGTGTAGACGTCTTCCAGCGTGGCGGCGGGCTTGCCGGTCTGGACCATGCCGACCAGCGCATTCCAGCCGGCCACTTCGGCGCCAGCTTCGTCACGGCGGTTGGCGGCGATCAGGTTCCCCAGCACGGGCGTGTAGTCATGCGTCGCGCCCTTGCTTTCGGCGACTTTCTTCGCGTCATCGATGAAGTCCTGGGTGGCCTTGCTGGTCGCGGCATTGTTGAAGCCGTGCTGCAGCTCATGGCCCAGCACGAAGGTCGGCTCGGCGGCGTCGAACGGCGTGCCGGCGTGCGGCGTGGCCAGCACCGACAGCGGCAGGCGCATTTCCTTGGCGCTGCCGTCGTACTCACCGCCGGCGTTGGTGCCGACCGGCAGCGGCACGATGTGCTTGAGGTGCCCCGCCTTGACGGCATCGTTGATCTGGCTCACCAGCGCAGGCGAACCGTTGATGACATGGGTGAGGTTGGCGGCGTGGTCGGCGCTCACGCCGGGCTGCTTGGCGAATTCATCCACCAGCGCCTGGGCTTCCTTGGTCAATGGCATGTCGGCACTCCTTGGCCTTTAAGGGATGGTCACCATGCGTACGCAGCGGTGCGCGGCGGCCTCGGCGGTCTCGCCCTGCGGATAGACGCTGACGCGCAGGCCGGGCTTGTCGAACCATTCCTTGACGAAGCGCCCGTGCTCGGCGCGATACGGGGTGCGGGTGAACCCCATCGCTTCCAGCTTGGCGGTGAAGGCGTCGTAGTCCATCTGGCAGATCGGCGTCATCGGCGCGTCGGCCTGCGAGGGATTGAAGGCGAATTCGAACCTGGACGCATCCGGCGTCGTCGCATCCAGCCCCACGCCGTAGGTCCACTGGGTGTCGAGGGCCTCGCCGAAGCCGTAGCGCGCGCTGCCATCGCGTGCGGTCTCCATCGGGATTCCCATCACCTGGCTGATGTGCGCGGGTGTCAGGTCGGCCAGGCCGTGGCTGTCGTCGATCAGATCCAGCACGCGTTGCAGGGCCTGCGGTGCGTCGAGCCTGGGTGATGCGATGGAAGCGGGTGCGGCGGTGGTCATGGCGGGCTCCTCCTTGGAAGACGTGGCGCGTAGGGCATGCGAACACGCCGGCAACGCCATGCAGGCGGCCAGCAGCAGCGGAGTGGAACGGGCAGGGCTCATGTGGCGGGGGATCCTCATGCAGCGGTGCGGTCTTGGCAGATAGGGGACTGACAAGCGGTACCGGAGTGAAGCACCAAGTGCCAGATGGCGCAACACGACGTGTGAGGAGGTGAGAACTTCGACAACGTCGGGCCTGTTGCGATGCTGCGCCCGGGGCCGGAGTGGAACGCGGTTCACACCGACGAGCAGGTTCTGATCCCGGCCGGCGGCGCGGCTATGATCGGGCCGTGCATCCTCCCCTCCCACTTGCGATCCGAGACCATATGAAACGTCGCGCTTTGAGTCTTTCGCTTGCGCTGCTGCTGGCCGCGCCGGCCGTTGCCGGTGCCGTCGAGTTCACCCCGCAGGAGCTGGCCCGCGCCACAGCCCTGCAGAAAAAACTGGTGACCCTGGATTCGCACCTGGACACGCCGGCCAATTTCGAACGTGCCGACTTCGACATCCTAGCCGCGCACCCGGGCAACCTGCTGTCGCAGGTGGACTACCCGCGGATGGTGCAGGGTGCGCTGGATGGCGGCTTCTGGGCCGTGTACACCGGCCAGGGCGACCGCAGCGAGAAGGCCCACCTGGACGATCGTGATGACGGCCTGCAGCGCCTGTCGGTGATCCATCAGCTGCTGGCCGCGCACCCCGACACGTTCGAGGAAGCCACGACCCCCGCCGATGCAGCGCGAATCAAGGCCGAAGGCAAGCGCATCGTCTACATCAGCATGGAGAACGCCAGCCCGCTGGTCGCCGATCCCTCGCTGCTGTCGTTCTATTACAAGCAGGGCCTGCGCCTGATGAGCACGGCGCACTTTCTCAACAACGAGTTTGCCGACTCGGCCACCGACCCCAAGGGTCCGGAATGGCACGGGCTGAGCCCGGCCGGCAAGGCGTTGGTGCAGCAGGCGCAGAAGCTCGGCATCGTCATCGACCAGTCGCATGCGTCCGATGACGTGTTCGACCAGTTGATCGCTATGTCGCCGGTGCCGATCCTGCTTTCGCACAGCGGCGCACGCGCCGTGCACGACCATCCGCGCAATATCGACGATGCCCGCTTGAAGGTGCTGGCCGCGCATGGCGGCGTGATCCAGATGAATTCCTATAGCGGCTACCTGATCGACAACGGTGCCAGCCCCGAGCGCAAGGCCGCCGAAGGCGCGCTGATGGGCAAGTACGGCGACTGGGAACACATGAAAGTCGCCGACGGCGCCAAGCTCACCGCCGACCTGAAGGCGCTCGATGCCAAGTACCCGGTCCGCAAGGCCACGCTGGATGATTTCCTGGCCCACTTCGACCACACGCTCAAGCTCATCGGCCCCGAGCATGTCGGCATTGGCATGGACTGGGATGGCGGCGGTGGCGTGGCCGGCATGGAGGATGTGTCGGACCTGCCCAAGATCACCGCCTGGCTGTTGCGCAAGGGTTATACCGAACAGCAGATCGCCGATATCTGGGGCGGCAACGTCCTGCGCGTGATGCAACAGGCCCAGGACTGGGCGGCCAGTCAGGCGCACTGATCCTTCGCCTCCAGGCAACGGCCAAACCGGAAAGGCGGCGAGAAGGACCTGTGTGTAGAAGTGGCCCATGGCCGAAAGGCTTTACCGGGGACACCTCATCGCGGCCATGGGCCGCTCCTACAACGGCCATGCATCAGCACGTAGCCCGGGTAAGGCCAAAGACCGCACCCGGGGAGATCTTGCGGCCAGGTGTGCGGCACCATCGACGTCAGCGGTCCAATGGACTGAGCACGCCATGGACGCCCCGGTTCAACACGTGCGTGTAGATCTGCGTGGTGGTCACGTCCTTGTGGCCGAGCAGTTCCTGCACGGTGCGGATGTCGGCACCTGTTTCCAACAGGTGCGTGGCGAAGCAATGGCGCAGGGTGTGCGGCGTGACCGGCTGGTCCAGGCCCAGGCCGATCGCTGCGCGACGGACTGCGCGCTGCAGCACCTTTTCATCGATGTGATGTCGCTTGCGCACCCCATCGCGCGGGTCTTCTGAAATGCGCGTGGCGGGGAACACGTATTGCCAGGCCAGCTCCTGTGCCGCGTTGGGATATTTGCGCGCCAGCGCATGCGGCAGATGCACCCTTCCAAGCCCCACCGCCAGGTCGCGTGCATGGAGCAGGCGCGTGTCCTGCAACTGCCGTTCAAGCACGGGCCGTAGCGTTCCCGGCAGTACCGTCACCCGGTCCTTGCCGCCCTTGCCATCGCGCACCAGCAGCATGTTGCGCGCCAGATTCACGTCCTTTACCCGTAGGCGGATGCATTCCATCAGCCGCAGGCCGGCGCCATAGAGCAACCCGGCCATCAACGCCTCACGACCTGACAGCTGTCCCAGCAGTTGGCGGACCTGCGTCTGCGAGAGCACCACCGGCAACCGCCTTGGAGCCTTGGCCCGCACGACGTTCTCCATCCAGGGCAGATCGATGGCCAGCACTTCCCGGTACAGGAACAGCAGTGCCGACAGTGCCTGGTTCTGGGTGCTGGCTGCCACATGGTCGCGCGTAGCCAGCCGGGTCAGGAAAGTCTCAACATGTGCCCCGTCCAGCTGCGCAGGATGGCGCATGCCATGTTCGCGGATATACCGGCGAATCCAGCCCAGATACGCCTGCTCGGTGCGCAGGCTGTAATGCTTGACGCGCAACCGCGCGCGGACCTGTTCCAGCATGCGTGGCCTCGGCCGGACCTGCTGCGCGTCTTTTATCGGGGTATGCAGCTCGTCATATGACATCGCAGGGCCTCCATGCCCTCCATCCATCGCCATCCTGACCAGCAGCATTTTCCAGGACAATCAGTAACGTCTTCAATCAACGTAGGAATTTCCCGATTGACCAGTTCGAATCGCCGGCAGAAGATGCGGCATACGCCCCAGCTTGGGGTCTACTAG
Proteins encoded in this window:
- a CDS encoding NADP-dependent isocitrate dehydrogenase → MSNTPKIIYTLTDEAPFLATQSLLPIVDAYTDTAGIVVETRDISLAGRILAQFPDLLSAGQKVADDLTELGELATTPEANIIKLPNISASVPQLKAAIKELQDQGYPLPAYPDAPATDAEQDIKTRYDRTKGSAVNPVLREGNSDRRAPLSVKNYARKHPHRMGKWSTDSRTHVSHMESGDFFGSEKSVTVAEAGALKISFVGNDGSTTVLKDKVAVKAGEIVDAAVLSKKALASFIDAQIIDAKAQGVLFSVHLKATMMKVSDPVLFGIVVGEFYKDVLAKHGAVLKSVGFNPNNGIGDLYAVIAKLPAEQAEAIKADVDAEYAKRPALAMVNSDKGITSLHVPSDVIIDASMPAMIRDSGKMWNAKGELQDTKAVIPDRCYAGVYQATIDDCRANGAFDPATMGSVPNVGLMAQKAEEYGSHDKTFQIVGDGKVVVTDAAGATVFEHAVEEGDLWRMCQVKDAPIQDWVKLAVTRARLSATPAVFWLDSARAHDAQVIAKVQAYLNDHDTTGLDIRILPPLEATKFSLERIRKGQDTISVTGNVLRDYLTDLFPIMELGTSAKMLSIVPLMAGGGLFETGAGGSAPKHVQQFVEEGYLRWDSLGEFLALAASLEHLGQTYDNAAAATLAKALDVANGKFLDSDKSPARKVGEIDNRGSHFYLALYWAQALAAQDDNAALKAKFAPLAKALTDNEATIVAELNGAQGQPQDIGGYYHPDLAKVGAAMRPSKTFNDALALLGK
- a CDS encoding class I SAM-dependent rRNA methyltransferase, which encodes MNMPNPAVRLKNAWRSSHPWIFQKLVDKPPQKPKPGTIVDVFGVDNAWVGRGFYNGHSRIAVRILETDPDVQVDQAWFNDKIAQAVSLRRDVLKLDDVSDAWRVVHSEGDGLSGLVVDRYGDLIVVEFFAAGMFRHREWVFEALRLQFPGCRFHVFAEEHVQKQESFDFHSTSGTEAEVITEYGVKFRADPAGAHKTGFFADQRENRQWLSQLAAGKTVLDLCCNTGGFAVYAAARGASEVVGVDIDEDVIAIAKGNARLNGVRPKFVQADIFPYLRDAAARGESYDMVILDPAKMTRDREQVIPALKKYLDMNKLALGVVKPGGLFATFSCTGLVAEHEFLDMLRRAAYFSGRTIQILKVSGAGPDHPFMAHVQESRYLKAVFCRVF
- a CDS encoding XVIPCD domain-containing protein, with the protein product MPLTKEAQALVDEFAKQPGVSADHAANLTHVINGSPALVSQINDAVKAGHLKHIVPLPVGTNAGGEYDGSAKEMRLPLSVLATPHAGTPFDAAEPTFVLGHELQHGFNNAATSKATQDFIDDAKKVAESKGATHDYTPVLGNLIAANRRDEAGAEVAGWNALVGMVQTGKPAATLEDVYTASPFRAADFIDRAGTPPNYTYTAKPNLSLDADLHLQPTAHNVEGMGKNYFDHSPAETGLGHNGNSDYANYYGSWGVGLIVQSERAYGDGKASLQMNLQQLHLSEDLMEQNGINLGRNTSAMPYQDTSTTPPTAHHFDHTASTFTHVPIVFQGAAAPDGSPTRLAPDQAGHPDHPLFKQIEAGVTAQGYARGEDASRMSHSLLVLAKEQGFHRVDHVMLGRGTSAGGGPNIFLVEGNLQDPGQRRASMDAGLAMQTPQADSLQRVDAINQARDPASTTQAQPTQEPQRVTL
- a CDS encoding dipeptidase; this translates as MKRRALSLSLALLLAAPAVAGAVEFTPQELARATALQKKLVTLDSHLDTPANFERADFDILAAHPGNLLSQVDYPRMVQGALDGGFWAVYTGQGDRSEKAHLDDRDDGLQRLSVIHQLLAAHPDTFEEATTPADAARIKAEGKRIVYISMENASPLVADPSLLSFYYKQGLRLMSTAHFLNNEFADSATDPKGPEWHGLSPAGKALVQQAQKLGIVIDQSHASDDVFDQLIAMSPVPILLSHSGARAVHDHPRNIDDARLKVLAAHGGVIQMNSYSGYLIDNGASPERKAAEGALMGKYGDWEHMKVADGAKLTADLKALDAKYPVRKATLDDFLAHFDHTLKLIGPEHVGIGMDWDGGGGVAGMEDVSDLPKITAWLLRKGYTEQQIADIWGGNVLRVMQQAQDWAASQAH
- a CDS encoding integron integrase — encoded protein: MSYDELHTPIKDAQQVRPRPRMLEQVRARLRVKHYSLRTEQAYLGWIRRYIREHGMRHPAQLDGAHVETFLTRLATRDHVAASTQNQALSALLFLYREVLAIDLPWMENVVRAKAPRRLPVVLSQTQVRQLLGQLSGREALMAGLLYGAGLRLMECIRLRVKDVNLARNMLLVRDGKGGKDRVTVLPGTLRPVLERQLQDTRLLHARDLAVGLGRVHLPHALARKYPNAAQELAWQYVFPATRISEDPRDGVRKRHHIDEKVLQRAVRRAAIGLGLDQPVTPHTLRHCFATHLLETGADIRTVQELLGHKDVTTTQIYTHVLNRGVHGVLSPLDR